One genomic region from Cyanobium usitatum str. Tous encodes:
- a CDS encoding MFS transporter: MRPFRSASPPQSGWLAQFPAALRQVALVRLVASFGAGGVLYLTPIVFHQAAFSAQAVTQGLALAALAGTAGRFLSGMLLDRGLACSIPVLLAALAALLGDLRLLGTASFPGYVQGQLLIGIAAGLYWPAVELAVPLGCRMGPAPIPTARGYALVRSADAAGIAAGALLGALLAAAGRLRGIYLIDIICLLVVVVLLLRQPLQRTSPASFDPADHTPWRQWLPPLLPLLAISLLATSLPALMQSALPLDLVRGGLARAAMPESLGALLVGLQLGVLVLIQWPVGQALAKRPIAHGLGLSLACFAMGTVLLAFSALSSQGLWLVLLAQLPLALGAAAFLPIATAAVIELSPREHQGLAMALFSQCFALSALGAPLLAGVALDAQSHAGGFWIGMTLLCLAGLNLVKRLRPRPAVVRERRPA; this comes from the coding sequence TTGCGCCCCTTCCGTTCCGCCAGTCCGCCGCAGTCCGGCTGGCTGGCCCAGTTTCCGGCGGCGCTGCGCCAGGTGGCCCTAGTGCGACTAGTGGCTTCGTTTGGAGCCGGTGGGGTGCTTTACCTAACGCCGATCGTGTTCCACCAGGCGGCCTTCAGCGCCCAGGCGGTGACCCAGGGCTTAGCGCTGGCGGCGCTGGCGGGCACGGCTGGTCGTTTTTTGAGCGGCATGCTGCTGGATCGGGGCCTGGCCTGCTCGATACCGGTGCTACTAGCTGCCCTGGCAGCCCTGCTGGGGGATCTGCGGCTGCTCGGCACGGCCAGCTTCCCGGGCTACGTGCAGGGGCAATTGCTGATCGGCATCGCTGCCGGCCTCTACTGGCCGGCGGTTGAGCTGGCGGTGCCCCTGGGCTGCCGCATGGGGCCTGCCCCGATTCCCACCGCCCGCGGCTATGCATTGGTGCGCAGCGCCGATGCGGCTGGGATTGCGGCTGGAGCCCTGCTAGGGGCGCTGCTGGCCGCAGCCGGCCGGCTGCGGGGCATCTACCTGATCGACATCATCTGTCTGCTGGTGGTGGTAGTGCTGCTGCTCAGGCAGCCCCTGCAGCGGACTAGCCCTGCCAGCTTCGATCCAGCCGACCACACCCCCTGGCGCCAATGGTTGCCGCCACTGCTGCCGCTACTAGCGATCAGCCTGCTGGCCACCTCGCTGCCGGCACTGATGCAGAGCGCCCTGCCCCTGGATCTGGTGCGCGGCGGCCTGGCGCGGGCGGCCATGCCGGAAAGCTTGGGGGCGCTGCTGGTTGGTCTGCAGCTGGGCGTGCTGGTGCTGATCCAGTGGCCGGTGGGTCAGGCCCTGGCTAAGCGTCCAATAGCGCACGGGCTGGGGCTGAGCCTGGCCTGCTTTGCCATGGGCACGGTGCTGCTGGCCTTTTCTGCCCTCAGCAGCCAGGGGCTTTGGCTGGTGCTGCTGGCCCAGCTGCCCCTGGCCCTGGGGGCAGCTGCCTTTCTGCCGATTGCCACCGCAGCGGTGATCGAGCTCAGCCCCAGGGAGCACCAGGGCTTGGCCATGGCCCTGTTTTCCCAATGTTTTGCCCTGAGCGCCCTAGGGGCGCCGCTGCTGGCCGGCGTGGCCCTCGATGCCCAGAGCCACGCCGGTGGCTTCTGGATCGGCATGACCCTGCTGTGCCTGGCAGGCCTCAACCTGGTGAAGCGGCTCAGGCCGAGGCCGGCGGTTGTTCGCGAGCGGAGGCCTGCTTAG